The DNA segment GCGGCGAGCGCTTCGGCCTCGGCGCTGCCCGCGTTGAAGCGCGCGATCGCGTCGGCGCCGCCGTCCGCGCGGACGATCGCGAAGACCGTGTCGTCGACGACGACCGGCGACTCGACGCGCGCGCCGGCGGCGGCGAGCTCGGTGAGGGGCCAGCTCGGCTTCGCGAGGTCGACGAGCGCGTAGGTGGAGCGCGACCAGTTGCCGAACGTCTGCACGAGGAGCCGCGCGCCGTCCTTCGTCACCGCGATCGGGTTCATCGCCGACGACGCGTCTTTGTCGCGCGTCGCCGGGACGACGACGCGATCGCGAGCGCGCGGCGCGCCGACCGCGTGCCACCGGATCTCGCGGTTCGCCCAGCGATCCGCGTGCGCGGCGGCGGGCGGCGTGTAGCCGTAGAAGAAGCCCTTGTCGGCCCAGACGATCTCGGAGCCCTCGAGGCCGTCGACCACCTCGAGCGGCCGGAGCGCCTTCACGTCGACGACCGCCGCCGTCTGCATGTCGGCGCCGTGCGAGCTGACGACGACCGCGACGAAGGCGCCGTCGCGCGACGGCTCGAACGAAGCGATGCTCTCGAAGCGCGTCTCGTCGACCTCGAACAGCACGTCTTCGCGCGCGCCCTTCGTCACGGTGAGGCGCCGCCCGCGCTGCATGAAGACCAGCTCGCCGCGTTTGGTCGCGAGGCGCGGCAGCGGGCTCTGATAGAGCGCCCCCATCGCGGCGATGAGGCCCTTCGTGTCGAGCTTGTCGATCTCGCGGCGCGCGCGCTGGTCCTCTGCCTCGAACCACGCCTTCGTCTCGTCGCTGTCCTCTTCGAGCCAGCGGTACGGATCCGGCACCCGCCGCCCGTGCATCGTGTCCGCGTCGCCGGTGCGCCGCGCCGGCGGATAGTCGAAGCTCGGACGCACGTCGATCGGCGGCGGCGTCGCGGTCGTGACCGGCGGCACCACGACGGCGGGCTCGTGCGCGCACGCGGCGAGCGCGACGCAGCCGAGCCAGCGACGCATCTCAGGCGACGACTTCGATGACGCCGAGGTCGAGCAGCGCGTGGAGACGATCGAGCGCCTCCGGCGGGGGGAGCCCGGAGAGGCGCGCGACGGTCGCGGCATCGGTCATGCCGTCGACGTGGCCGAGCACGAACGACGAACGCGAGTCGATGTGCTTCGACTGCCGCTCCAGCGCCGCGAACTTGAGGCGGACGACGCTCGACGGCGAGAGCGTCTGCCCCTGCGGCTTCATGCGCTCGCGGCAGCGATCAGCGACGAGCTGCGCGAGCGCGTGCGTCGGCTCGCGATCGAGCACGCGCTCCGCGAGGACGAGCGCCTCGGGGAAGTCGCTCGCGAGGTACGAGCTGTACATCTCGCGCCCGATCTCCTCCGTCGCCGCGTCGGGCTGCGCCGTGTCTTCGAGCGCGAACTGGAGCTCCGGCACGCGGCTCGGCGGCGTCGCGTCCGGATCGCACTGCCGCAGGCGGCCCGTGACCGGGACGAGCTCCGTCGGCGGCAGCGGCTCCGTCGGCGGGATCGGCTCCACGATCGCAGAGTTTCCGTCCTCCGGGAGCACCTGGAGCTCCGTCTCGGTCGCACCTTCGGCGTCGAATGCCTCCGCGGCGCGCGCGTAGTCGAGCGGATCGAACGGCGGACGCGACGTCTCGCAGTTCGCCTCGTTCTCGATCTTCTTCGCGAGCTCCTTGGGATCGAATGCCGGCACCATCGTCCTCCGCTCGCGAGGCTTCTCGTTCTTCCTTCGTCGCACTGCCACCCCGACCTCGAGAGCCCTCCTAACACGGAGGGCAGCAGCCATCGAGTCCAACAGGCCTCAATCCGCGCATTAAATAGCGCCAAACGTGCCGCATCCATGGGGGCAGGGTGACCACGCCGATCGAGATACGGGAAGAAAGCTCTTCAACGCAGGGGGTTGCACCCCCTGCACCCCGCTCGCAGCCGTAGGACGCGCGCGAAGACGCGCGCATCCTCCGCTGCTCGCCGATGCACGCCCCACGGGACGGGCGAGCTTGCGCCCGGACGTCGAAGGCGAGCACGCGGCGTTGAAAGCGAGCACGCGGCAGAAAAACGTTCCGACGTTATTCTGCATCGTGCGAGCGGGGTGCAGGGGCGCAGCCCCTGCGTTGAAAAGCTCAGCGCAGCGCCATCAGTGAGATGAGCTGCCAGCTGCCCTTCTGAACCAGGATCTCCTGCGAGCGGTTCCAGCCGCGCACGTCGATCGAGACCTTGTGCCGCCCCGCCGGCAAGCGCACGCGCGCGACCGCGACGCGCGACGGGAGCGTCTCCCAGCTCCGCGTGTCGGGCGTGTCGAGCGCGGTGAGCGTGGCCTGCGCGCCGAGCGACGCGAGGAGGCCGACGACGTTGTCGCGCCCCGCCGCGCTCTGGATCCCCTGCCCGACGAGGACGCGCGCGACCATGCGCGTGATCGCGCTGACGATGATCTTCCCCTCGATCTTCTTCCACTCCGCGCGGACCTCGCGCTCGACGTTCACCGCTTCCTCGAGCTGGATGAGCTTGCTGTCGAGCTTCACGCCCGGCGCCGAGTAGCCGCCCTGCCCCGGGGCGAGGGACGGGAAGTTGATCCAGGTGACGAGCCCCTGCGCCGCGAGCTTGTTCGCGTTCGCGCGATCGTGCGGCGAGATCGAGTCCGCGAAGAGCGTGAGGGCGAGGCCGATCGGGATGCGCTGCGCGATCTTGTGCGGGACGCGCCCGTAGCCGACGACGAAGAGGACCTCGCCCTCGTTCGCGTCGTCGTCCATCTTCGCGCCGGGGTGCTTCTCCATCGCCGCCTTGATCCGCGGCGAGCGGTAGTTCCCCACCGACGCGAGGCGCGCGACCGCCTCGCCGTTCGCGTCGAAGCCGCTGAACTGGAGCGCCTCGTCGTAGTAGCGGAGCGCCTCGTCGGTCGCGCCGTCCTTCTCGAACGCGAAGCCGGCGAGGAGCGAGCCGAGGCCGAGGACCGGGTTGTTCGGCTGCTTGAGCGAGTCCCGGTAGTACTTCTGCATCACCGCGAGGCGGCGCGCCTCGACCTTCGCCCCGTTGAGGTCGTGCTGCTCGAGGTAGTTGATCATGTCGAGCGTGTTGATCATCAGCTTCTCGTACGGGGGCGCCTGGTACTTCCCCGCGTCGCTGCTGAACACGTACTCGCCGATCGAGTCGCCCGCGTTGTGGGCGAGGTCGAGCATGTCGATCGCCTTGTCGGCCGCCTCGAAGTCCCGCTTCGAGAGGTCCCACTTCATCAGGCCCTGCTGGATGCTGCCGCGATCGAGGACGAGGAGCGCGTTGTCGCCCTTGATGTCCTTCGGCAGGTCCTTGTCGCTCTTGACGTCGAGCTCTTCGTTGATGTCCGCGATCGCGCCCTTCGGGTTCCCCGCGTCGAGGGCGGAGCGGAACTTGAACGTGCGCGCCTCGTGCCCGCCGCAGCCGACGAGCCACGGAGCGGCGAGGAGCACGAGCGCGCTCGCGATGCGGAGGACGGCGTGATGCACCGCAGTCTCCTCAGCGAATGGCCTTCGTGATCTCCGACTTCGCGAGGAAGAGCTTCTCCGACGTCTCGACGTCGACGACCTCGAGGTAGAGGAAATACTGGATGCGCCGCATGTCCTCGTTGCGCTCGTCGTTGCCGGAGACGTGGCCGGTGATGAAGTACTTGGCGCCCATCTGCTTGCCGTACTTCGCCGAGTTCTGCGGGTTGAACGCCGCCGACTGCTGGCCCTCGACCGCGCGGATGAACTCGTGCTGGCGGCGCTGGTCGATGATGCGCACGGTGCCGGCCTCGAGGATCCAGTTCTCGGTCTCGCTCAGGATCGTGTCGAGCTGAGGCTCGATGTGCTCGGTGGTCGAGTTCTGGAACGGGAACACCGCGACGAGCGGCTTCGGGCTCTCGGTGCGCCACTGGTTCATCACCGGCGACGCGCGGAACTTGTTGAGCGTCTCCTTCAGCGCGCGCTTCATGTCCTCTTTGTCGAGGCTCGTCGAGACGGCAGCGCGATCGATGCTCGGATCGTCGGCCCCGCGGACGACCTCCTTCCCGCATCCGGGCTGGAGAGCGAGCGCAGCGAAACCGAGGGCGATCGACGCGTGGCGAACGAAGCGAAAGAGCATGGAAGAGAGCCTAGAGCCGCCGAATCGCGCCGTCGAGAGCGGCCTCGAGGTCGGCCCTTTCCTGGACGCCCTCGAGCTTCGTGTCGTCGACCCAGATCGTCGGAAGACCGTGCCCCTTCGCCTGCTTGAACGCGGCTTTGTCCTGCTCGATCCGCGCCGCGGTGGCGGGATCGTTCACGCATTTCCGGAACTGCTCGACGTCGAGGCCGTGCGCCTGCGCGATCTTCTCGCAGCCCTCGGGCGTGAGCTCCGTCTCCGGCACGGTGAAGAGCGCGTCCGCGATCTCCTCCCCTTTGCCCATCGACTCGCCGCAGCAGCCGGCCTTCGCGGCGTCCATCGCGTGCGGATGCATCCGGAGCGGCACGTGCTTGCGGACGAGCCGCACCTTGTCCTTCCGCGCGGCGACGAGCGGCGCGAGCTCCTGGTGCGTCGAGCGGCAGAACGGGCACTCGAAGTCGGCGAAGTCGACGACGGTGACCTTGCCGCGGCCGGTCCGGCGGATCTCCTCCGCGACCGGCTCCGGCAGATCGCCCGCGAACGCGCGCCGGTTGAAGCCCACCGCGAGCGGGACCGCGAGCGCGACGACGAGCGCGACGACGACGCCGCCGATCACGCTCTTCTTCTCCGGCGGGTCCCAGTCCTCGCGCCAGCGCAGGAACGAGAGGCCGGCGAGCACGAACGACGCGCCGTCGACGACCGCGCAATAAGGACAGAGCGCGCCGAGGCGCGCCTGGATGATCAAGAAGACGGCGCCGGCGACGCCGCCGATGAGCCCCAAGAAGAGCTGGGCGGTGCGGGCGCGCATGCCGGGGAGGAGCGCCGAGAACCCGAGCGCGAGCATGCCGAGGAGCCCGATCGCGGGGAGCGGGATCCCGAACGGCCGCGCGAGCGCGGTGGCGCGGACCTTCGCGCAGCCGCCGCCGGCGTCGCAGAAAACGGGGGCGGGGCGCACGTAGTCCACGAGCAACACCGCGCTCGCGACGAGCGCTGCGGCGACGAGGACGACGGTGAGCCAGAAAACGGCCTGTCTCTTCACGCGACCATCATAGTGGCAAAGGGCCGCCGATTATTCCCGGGGACGGCCGGATCGATCTCGTCTAAGACACCGCCATGCCCCGAAAAGCGCTGCCTTCGCGCACGCACGTGCTCGACGTATTCGAGCAAGCCGACGGCGCGCTCCACACCAACGAGGTGGCCGAGCGCCTCGGCGTCGCGGAGGAGTCCATCCCCGGCCTCCTCCGCCTCCTCGACGACCTCGTGTTCGACGGCATCCTCGTCGCGCGCGGCCAGCGCTTCAAGCTCGATAGCCGCGGCCCCGCCAGCGCGCCCGCCGCACCGCCCACACTCCACGCCGCAAAGCTGCCAGCTCCCGCGAAGAAGAAGGGCCTCCCTCCGAAATCGCCCAAACGCACGAAGGCGCACGACCCAGACCCAAAGCCGCTGTTCGAAGAAGAGGCGGAGGAAGAACCCTCTCGGGGGCCCGGGGCGGCGAAGCGCGTCTCCGCGCGTAGAGGCCCCGGCGGGGTGAGCTCGAGAGGGGCTGGCCCCTCTCGAACTAGAAGAGAGGGGCTGCTGAAGATCAACCCGCGCGGGTTCGGGTTCGTCGCGTCGCCGACGGCGACCGGCGACGACGTGTTCATCGGCGCCGAGTCGCTCGGCGGCGCGATGCACGGCGATCAGGTCATCGTCGAGGTCGTCGCCCGCGGCACGCGCGGCGCGGAGGGCCAGATCGTCGAGGTCGTGAAACGCGGCGTCACGCGCGTCTCCGGCATCCTCCAGCGCAAGGGCAAGAGCGCGTGGGTCGACCTCGACGATCCGCGCATCCGTGGCCCGGTCGTGCTCGCGCGCGAGATCGACCAGAGCGTCGAGGGCAACAGCGGCGAGAGCGGGCAGGTCGTGGTCGCGGAGATCACGCGCTTCCCCGAGAACCCGGGCGAGAACCCGGAGGGCCGCCTCGTCGCGGTGCTCGGGCGTCCGGGCGAGCTCTCCGTCGAGGTGAACAAAGTGCTCCTCATCGCCGGCATCGAGGAGGTGCACTCCGCGGAGGCAGTCGCCGACGCCGAGAGCTACGGCGCCGAGGTCCCGAAGGAGATGCTCGAGGGCCGCGAGGACCTCACGCATATCCCGCTCCCCACGATCGATCCGGACGACGCGCGCGACCACGACGACGCGATCTGGGTCGAGCGTACGGACTCCGGCGGCTACGAGGTCTGGATCGCGATCGCCGACGTGAGCTCCTACGTGCGCCCGGAGAAGAAGGCGCTCGACGACGAGGCGCGCGACCGCGGCTGCAGCATCTACCTCCCCGACCGCGCGATCCCGATGCTGCCGCGCGCGCTCTCCTCCAACCTGTGCTCGCTCCTCCCCGACGTCGTTCGCCTCTGCCTCTGCGTGCACGCCGAGCTCGACGCGAGGGGGACGATCAAGAAATCGCGCATCGTCCGCGGCTACATGAAGAGCGCGGCGAAGCTGACCTACGGCGGCGTCGCGCGCGCGCTCCGCTTCACCGATCAGCCGCCGAAGCAGCCGAAGGCGGAGGCGATGGTCGAAGGCCTGAAGGTCGCCTACGAGTGCTCGCGCCTCCTCCGCGGCCGCCGCATGAAGCGCGGCGCGCTCGATTTCGATCTGCCGGAGCCCGTCATCAAGCTCGTCGACGGCAAGCCGGTCGACGTCACCAAGCGCGCGAAGGACGAGGGCGTGAAGAAGGCGTATCAGCTCATCGAGGAGCTGATGATCTTCGCGAACGAGGTCGTCGCGCGCTGGCTCCTCGATCGCGAATTGCCGGGCGTGTACCGCGTCCACCTCCCGCCCGATCCGCTGAAGCTGATGCGCCTCCAGGCGATGTGCGAGGTGCTCGGCATCGACCTCGACGTCGATTCGCTCCAGACGCCAAAAGGCCTCTCCGAGACGCTGAAGGCTTTTGCCGATCATCCGAACGCCGCGGTCCTCAACAACCTGCTCTTGCGGTCGATGAAGCAGGCCACCTACGACACCGCGAACCTCGGCCATTTCGGACTAGCGAGCGACGCCTATCTCCATTTCACGTCCCCGATTCGCCGTTATCCCGACCTCGTCGTGCACCGCGTCTGCCACGCGGCGCTGACGAAGGACGAAAAGGCGAAGAAGAAGGCGCTCGCCCGCGACGCGAAGCCGGAGGACCTCCAGGACGCGGCGATCCGCTCGTCCGCCGCCGAGCGCCGCGCGATGGAGGTGGAGCGCGAGATCGCGGACATCTATCGCTGCTTCTACATGATCGACCGCATCGGCGAGCGCTTCGAGGGCACGGTCTCCGCCTTCGTCGGCGCGGGCGCGTTCGTCACCCTCGACGATCCGTTCGTCGACGTGATGGTGAAGACGGAGGACCTCGGCTTCGACTACGTGATCGAGGACGACGGCCTGATGGCGACGAGCAAGCGGAGCGGCGCCGCGATCCGCCTCGGCGACCGCATCGTCGTCGACGTCACCGACGTCGCCATCCTCCGCCGCACGGTCTACGCGAAGAAGGCGCGCGGCGAGGGCGGCCTCTTCGAGGACGACGGCGGTCGCCCGCGCTTCAAGAACGTCAAGGACCGCGCGCGCGGCAGCCGCGACGCGAAGGGCAAGAAGTTCCCGGGCGGCGGCGGCCTCGGACGAGGCCGCGACCGCGACAAGGGCGGCCCGCCGAAGGGTCACGGCCCGAAGAAGGGCAAAGGCGGCGGCGGCGGCAAGAAGCGCCGCTGAGCCGCGGTCGGCGCGCGTCAGTTCACGTACGGATCGAAGGCGACTTCGGGCGACTGCTCGCGGAGCATCGGCTCGCCGGCGAGCTTCGTGATGACCATTTCGACGATGTGGACGTTGTCGTCGAACATGAACTTCTGGCCGTTCGCGTTGCGGACG comes from the Labilithrix sp. genome and includes:
- a CDS encoding thioredoxin domain-containing protein; the encoded protein is MKRQAVFWLTVVLVAAALVASAVLLVDYVRPAPVFCDAGGGCAKVRATALARPFGIPLPAIGLLGMLALGFSALLPGMRARTAQLFLGLIGGVAGAVFLIIQARLGALCPYCAVVDGASFVLAGLSFLRWREDWDPPEKKSVIGGVVVALVVALAVPLAVGFNRRAFAGDLPEPVAEEIRRTGRGKVTVVDFADFECPFCRSTHQELAPLVAARKDKVRLVRKHVPLRMHPHAMDAAKAGCCGESMGKGEEIADALFTVPETELTPEGCEKIAQAHGLDVEQFRKCVNDPATAARIEQDKAAFKQAKGHGLPTIWVDDTKLEGVQERADLEAALDGAIRRL
- a CDS encoding VacB/RNase II family 3'-5' exoribonuclease yields the protein MPRKALPSRTHVLDVFEQADGALHTNEVAERLGVAEESIPGLLRLLDDLVFDGILVARGQRFKLDSRGPASAPAAPPTLHAAKLPAPAKKKGLPPKSPKRTKAHDPDPKPLFEEEAEEEPSRGPGAAKRVSARRGPGGVSSRGAGPSRTRREGLLKINPRGFGFVASPTATGDDVFIGAESLGGAMHGDQVIVEVVARGTRGAEGQIVEVVKRGVTRVSGILQRKGKSAWVDLDDPRIRGPVVLAREIDQSVEGNSGESGQVVVAEITRFPENPGENPEGRLVAVLGRPGELSVEVNKVLLIAGIEEVHSAEAVADAESYGAEVPKEMLEGREDLTHIPLPTIDPDDARDHDDAIWVERTDSGGYEVWIAIADVSSYVRPEKKALDDEARDRGCSIYLPDRAIPMLPRALSSNLCSLLPDVVRLCLCVHAELDARGTIKKSRIVRGYMKSAAKLTYGGVARALRFTDQPPKQPKAEAMVEGLKVAYECSRLLRGRRMKRGALDFDLPEPVIKLVDGKPVDVTKRAKDEGVKKAYQLIEELMIFANEVVARWLLDRELPGVYRVHLPPDPLKLMRLQAMCEVLGIDLDVDSLQTPKGLSETLKAFADHPNAAVLNNLLLRSMKQATYDTANLGHFGLASDAYLHFTSPIRRYPDLVVHRVCHAALTKDEKAKKKALARDAKPEDLQDAAIRSSAAERRAMEVEREIADIYRCFYMIDRIGERFEGTVSAFVGAGAFVTLDDPFVDVMVKTEDLGFDYVIEDDGLMATSKRSGAAIRLGDRIVVDVTDVAILRRTVYAKKARGEGGLFEDDGGRPRFKNVKDRARGSRDAKGKKFPGGGGLGRGRDRDKGGPPKGHGPKKGKGGGGGKKRR